DNA sequence from the Thalassotalea sp. 273M-4 genome:
AATACTTACGGTTACGATGGTGTTTAAAGCGCGCATTTTACTTAACCCAGTAAAATAGTCAACTTAATACCTGAGTATTTTACTCAGGTATTATAGATAGGGCAAGTTAAATTTTAGGATCAAAAGCTTCTGAGGCGGTTTTTCGCTTTTCAGCAGCTTCTTGTTCGTACTCGTTAAATTCACTAACGTGCACAGATGGTAGGTCTTTATCGCAGACGTTCCCCCCAACCGTATTAACAGCGTGGGTAACTTCTTTTAATTTTTCATCCATTAAGTTCATATGGTCTAACATCCGCCCAATTGCCTTGGCAACGGGATCAGGGTTATCAGTTGAAACCGCATAAGCATCAAAGCCAAACTGACTGGCCAGTTTATCACGGTTTTGTTGCTGCTCTATATTGGCGTTAACCACACGACCCGGGATGCCCACGACAGTAGCCCCTTCAGGTACGTCTTTGACCACGACAGCATTAGAGCCAATACGAGCATTATTGCCAACATTTAATGGACCGAGAACTTTGGCGCCGGCACCAATGACAACATTGTTCCCTAAGGTTGGGTGACGTTTGCCAGCTTTCCAACTGGTTCCCCCCAAAGTAACGCCATGATAGACAGTACAATCATCACCAATTTGAGCGGTTTCGCCAATAACGATGCCCATGCCATGATCGATAAAAAATCGTTTACCAATGGTCGCTCCTGGGTGAATTTCAACCCCGGTGAACCAACGAAATAACGTTGAGATTGTTCGAGCAATCCACTTTAAGTTATGACGCCAAAACCAATTGGAAATACAATGTCCCCAAATTGCATGCAAGCCAGGGTAATTGGTCAGTACTTCAAATGTCGTACGAGCTGCTGGGTCACGAGCAAAAACACTTCGAATGTCTTCTTTAATTCGGTTAAACATGGTATTTCCTTGACGTTAGTGATTACTTACTGGCGATTTTATCAATTGACGCCAAAATACCACGTAACATCTTAAGT
Encoded proteins:
- the cysE gene encoding serine O-acetyltransferase, coding for MFNRIKEDIRSVFARDPAARTTFEVLTNYPGLHAIWGHCISNWFWRHNLKWIARTISTLFRWFTGVEIHPGATIGKRFFIDHGMGIVIGETAQIGDDCTVYHGVTLGGTSWKAGKRHPTLGNNVVIGAGAKVLGPLNVGNNARIGSNAVVVKDVPEGATVVGIPGRVVNANIEQQQNRDKLASQFGFDAYAVSTDNPDPVAKAIGRMLDHMNLMDEKLKEVTHAVNTVGGNVCDKDLPSVHVSEFNEYEQEAAEKRKTASEAFDPKI